Proteins co-encoded in one Inmirania thermothiophila genomic window:
- a CDS encoding PilN domain-containing protein: MARINLLPWREELRRERQRRFYVTLGGATVAAALAVVWVHLYINGLIEAQRTRNRFLEQEIARVDRQIKEIRELEKTRKQLLARMRIIQELQQSRPLAVRLFDEIARAVPEGVQLLRLAQQGDTLTIEGLAESNARVSALMRNLEASPILADPRLEVIQATRGEESRVRRFTLRVTQVGAKGAAAEEEQAG; this comes from the coding sequence ATGGCGCGGATCAACCTGCTGCCCTGGCGCGAGGAGCTGCGGCGCGAGCGGCAGCGGCGCTTCTACGTCACCCTGGGCGGCGCCACGGTGGCGGCGGCCCTCGCCGTGGTCTGGGTCCACCTCTACATCAACGGGCTCATCGAGGCGCAGCGCACCCGCAACCGCTTCCTCGAGCAGGAGATCGCGCGCGTCGACCGCCAGATCAAGGAGATCCGGGAGCTCGAGAAGACGCGCAAGCAGCTCCTCGCGCGCATGCGCATCATCCAGGAGCTGCAGCAGAGCCGGCCGCTGGCGGTGCGCCTCTTCGACGAGATCGCGCGCGCGGTGCCGGAGGGGGTGCAGCTCCTGCGCCTCGCCCAGCAGGGCGACACCCTCACCATCGAGGGGCTGGCCGAGTCCAACGCCCGCGTCTCCGCCCTGATGCGCAACCTCGAGGCCTCGCCGATCCTCGCCGACCCGCGCCTCGAGGTGATCCAGGCCACGCGCGGCGAGGAGAGCCGCGTGCGCCGCTTCACCCTGCGCGTGACGCAGGTGGGCGCGAAGGGCGCCGCCGCAGAGGAGGAGCAGGCTGGATGA
- the aroB gene encoding 3-dehydroquinate synthase: protein MSARTTLTVRLGGGRDYPIHIGAGILGEAELLRPHLPGRQVMVVTNETVAPLYLDALAPALEGLERREVVLPDGEAHKTLATVAGIWDALLDAGFHRTATVLALGGGVVGDIAGFAAACYQRGVAFVQVPTTLLAQVDSSVGGKTGVNHPLGKNMIGAFHQPRCVLADVATLDTLPERELRAGLAEVIKYGLIRDPDLFAWLEARMPALLARERRALVEAVAHSCRNKAAVVAADEREAGQRALLNLGHTFGHAIERVLGYGIWLHGEAVAAGMVLAARLSVEMGWLEPAALERIVALLEAAGLPTAPPREADGGAMLEAMGLDKKVADGRWRLVLLRGIGRAVVTDAFDRNALERLLGAG, encoded by the coding sequence ATGAGCGCGCGGACCACGCTCACCGTCCGCCTCGGCGGCGGACGCGACTATCCCATCCACATCGGCGCCGGGATCCTGGGCGAGGCGGAGCTGCTGCGCCCGCATCTGCCCGGGCGGCAGGTGATGGTGGTCACCAACGAGACCGTGGCCCCGCTCTACCTCGACGCCCTGGCGCCGGCGCTGGAGGGCCTGGAGCGGCGCGAGGTGGTGCTGCCCGACGGCGAGGCGCACAAGACCCTGGCCACGGTCGCGGGGATCTGGGACGCCCTGCTCGATGCGGGCTTTCACCGCACCGCCACCGTCCTCGCCCTGGGCGGCGGCGTGGTGGGCGACATCGCCGGCTTCGCCGCCGCCTGCTACCAGCGGGGGGTGGCCTTCGTGCAGGTGCCCACGACCCTGCTGGCGCAGGTGGACTCCTCGGTGGGCGGCAAGACCGGGGTCAACCACCCCCTCGGCAAGAACATGATCGGGGCCTTCCACCAGCCCCGCTGCGTGCTCGCCGACGTCGCGACCCTCGACACCCTGCCCGAGCGCGAGCTGCGGGCGGGGCTTGCGGAGGTGATCAAGTACGGCCTCATCCGCGACCCCGACCTCTTCGCCTGGCTCGAGGCCCGGATGCCGGCGCTCCTCGCCCGCGAGCGGCGCGCCCTCGTGGAGGCGGTGGCGCATTCCTGCCGCAACAAGGCGGCGGTGGTGGCCGCCGACGAGCGGGAGGCCGGGCAGCGGGCGCTGCTCAACCTCGGCCACACCTTCGGCCACGCCATCGAGCGGGTGCTGGGCTACGGCATCTGGCTGCACGGCGAGGCGGTGGCCGCGGGCATGGTGCTGGCGGCGCGGCTGTCGGTGGAGATGGGGTGGCTGGAGCCCGCCGCGCTGGAGCGCATCGTGGCCCTGCTGGAGGCGGCGGGGCTGCCCACGGCGCCGCCGCGGGAGGCCGACGGGGGCGCGATGCTGGAGGCCATGGGGCTCGACAAGAAGGTCGCCGACGGGCGCTGGCGGCTGGTGCTGCTGCGGGGCATCGGGCGCGCGGTGGTCACCGACGCCTTCGACCGCAACGCCCTCGAGCGGCTCCTCGGCGCGGGATGA
- a CDS encoding shikimate kinase, whose translation MDGPASVFLVGPMGAGKSSVGRRLARLLGLDFVDADEVVAREAGMDIPAIFAAEGEAGFRAREREVIDRLTRLPGIVLATGGGAVMDPANRACLLTRGHVVYLYADVETQHARTRRSRHRPLLQTEDPRARLAELFARRDPLYREVADFVVDTRGGGVEDTVRAVLAQLRATGEFRRRRGVGRRRREGRRERP comes from the coding sequence ATGGACGGGCCGGCGAGCGTCTTCCTGGTGGGGCCCATGGGGGCGGGCAAGAGCAGCGTGGGCAGACGCCTCGCACGCCTGCTCGGCCTCGACTTCGTGGACGCCGACGAGGTGGTGGCGCGCGAGGCGGGGATGGACATCCCGGCGATCTTCGCCGCCGAGGGCGAGGCCGGGTTCCGCGCCCGCGAGCGCGAGGTGATCGACCGCCTGACGCGGCTTCCGGGCATCGTGCTGGCCACCGGCGGCGGCGCCGTGATGGATCCGGCCAACCGCGCCTGCCTGCTCACCCGCGGCCACGTGGTCTATCTCTACGCCGACGTGGAGACCCAGCACGCGCGCACGCGCCGCAGCCGCCACCGCCCGCTGCTGCAGACCGAAGACCCGCGCGCGCGCCTGGCGGAGCTCTTCGCGCGGCGCGACCCCCTCTACCGCGAGGTGGCGGACTTCGTGGTGGACACCCGCGGCGGCGGGGTCGAGGACACGGTGCGGGCGGTGCTCGCGCAGCTTCGGGCGACGGGCGAGTTCCGCCGCCGGCGCGGGGTGGGGCGAAGGCGCAGGGAGGGACGGCGGGAGCGGCCATGA
- a CDS encoding type 4a pilus biogenesis protein PilO, whose translation MRMADLSQLRNLDLRDVGSWPAAARAVVLLAWVAAVLFLGYWFDHRNQLEGLARERAREAELKQTFEAKQHKAANLDRYKEQLALMRRSFGAMLRQLPDRTEVADLLVDVTQTGISSGLEFELFRPEQEQPKEFYAELPIRLRVVGRYHELGRFVSGLAALPRIVTIHEIRIAPVSANSEELVMEATAKTYRYLEEGEQR comes from the coding sequence ATGAGGATGGCGGATCTTTCCCAGCTGCGGAACCTCGACCTGCGCGACGTGGGCTCCTGGCCCGCCGCGGCGCGGGCGGTGGTGCTGCTGGCGTGGGTGGCGGCGGTGCTCTTCCTCGGCTACTGGTTCGATCACCGGAACCAGCTCGAGGGGCTGGCGCGGGAGCGGGCGCGCGAGGCCGAGCTCAAGCAGACCTTCGAGGCCAAGCAGCACAAGGCCGCCAACCTCGATCGCTACAAGGAGCAGCTCGCCCTCATGCGCCGCTCCTTCGGCGCCATGCTGCGCCAGCTTCCCGACCGCACCGAGGTGGCGGACCTGCTCGTCGACGTCACCCAGACCGGGATCAGCAGCGGCCTCGAGTTCGAGCTCTTCCGCCCGGAGCAGGAGCAGCCGAAGGAGTTCTATGCTGAGCTGCCCATCCGGTTGCGGGTGGTGGGCCGCTATCATGAGCTGGGCCGCTTCGTCAGCGGCCTTGCGGCGCTGCCCCGCATCGTCACCATCCACGAGATCCGCATCGCGCCGGTCAGCGCCAACAGCGAGGAGCTGGTGATGGAGGCCACCGCCAAGACCTACCGCTACCTCGAAGAGGGGGAGCAGCGGTGA
- a CDS encoding invasin domain 3-containing protein, whose product MMEGIRRWGRLLGVGIFVLALAACGGDSGFTAAPGTTGSGTDTGGSGGTSGGTGSSSVGTGQVASVTVAAGASSLTADGADSATIRATVLDTAGQPVAGETVTFATDVGTLSATSATTNASGIAEVTLSGTRLGTATVTATAGGFRGEVQVTFVPGPADATKSVLTISPASVSADGSAQYTVKALLFDSAGHPVADGTAVTLRVEDTGGTPVGAVLSTNPAQTAGGAASFTVQAPAPSAVPSGGTATVTAEVATGLSLTGTVTFASVSVSPADVGSLVLDAATAQVVADGATRVQIRATLTDVDGEPIANEAVSMSTNLGSLQTQAGAAASSATTNADGVAVLFLEAPTTAGKATVRAEFLGYVATTQVEFLPGDPDAGRSSITASPASLPADGSSTTTVTVTLADANGNPVADGTEVTLVANAGTVTSANPTTTTNGRATFTVQAPSAVPSGGTATVTAEVAAGPTGLSLTGTVTFTSASVSPADVGSLVLDAATAQVVADGATRVQIRATLTDVDGEPIANEAVSMSTNLGSLQTQAGAAASSATTNADGVAVLFLEAPTTAGKATVRAEFLGYVATTQVEFLPGDPDAGRSSITASPASLPADGSSTTTVTVTLADANGNPVADGTEVTLVANAGTVTSANPTTTTNGRATFTLQAPSAAGTATLSVLEVSGLTGSVTFGGAATGDPASVQLQVDQQNIFVQGVGKQEIATITVTVLDGSGNPIDESSYGDPSLNNLRVTVLAQPHGGEYVTGRNAAGTVVDTRSGPIEVRTSGGSINLNLIAGTRPGVVEVKVEALLDESGAALAAPVTAVAPQVVIASGPPHTIVFSSPLQESIENLGNGNYRRVGKVDVTDRWGNAVPDGTVVQLQLIDSVIAHGAAGQVTAGDTTLTGGGSLLTLTCTSSTSCTSASLDFLDTIERNDVPRGIEPDDVVLVRNAPAGDKGRFVAASPTLGTELEVQNAYGNDGTGLEYVVGAAALGATIAGLDPGSGALLPGFTLTRDGIGEFRVTYPAHNDNSGNARGTIRVGCYGYAGSGAYSTDDKRYTVPQSAQVWIWAKASDTDAEAVSKGRFCFASIAPWTVTALPAALSSGGTVSVDVRDGGDGILLPFVGVWVSSVVTSRDTDKGSDFDVHAGTPLGYDVDGDGRIDGNEDLDGDGNLDVNEDANSNGTLDPGEDLDGDGRLDTTDEDVDGDGRLDTGEDLNHNGVLDPGEDLDGDGVLDRSEGAIYGTADADGDGLRLVDTDGDGAADVDDDFVLGCALAQSAPENVTWRPWVYPNAENGKPQTNIGGAASACVAVEGSNVQSGDSATITFFTAEGAAEVELTIP is encoded by the coding sequence ATGATGGAAGGGATCCGCCGCTGGGGAAGGCTCCTGGGTGTCGGCATCTTCGTCCTGGCGCTGGCCGCGTGCGGGGGGGACTCCGGTTTCACCGCAGCGCCCGGCACCACCGGTAGCGGAACGGATACCGGCGGCAGCGGCGGGACCTCGGGCGGCACCGGGAGCAGCTCCGTTGGCACCGGGCAGGTGGCGTCGGTCACGGTGGCCGCGGGTGCCTCCTCGCTTACCGCGGACGGGGCGGACAGCGCGACGATCCGGGCCACGGTCCTGGACACGGCGGGGCAGCCCGTGGCGGGGGAGACCGTGACGTTCGCCACCGACGTCGGGACCCTGTCGGCCACGAGTGCGACCACGAATGCCTCGGGCATCGCCGAGGTGACCCTGTCCGGGACCCGCCTCGGGACGGCCACCGTCACCGCCACCGCCGGCGGCTTTCGCGGCGAGGTCCAGGTCACCTTCGTACCGGGCCCGGCCGATGCGACCAAGTCCGTCCTGACCATCTCGCCGGCGAGCGTCTCCGCCGACGGCAGCGCGCAATACACGGTGAAGGCGTTGCTGTTCGACAGCGCCGGGCATCCCGTGGCCGATGGGACCGCGGTGACCCTGCGGGTGGAGGACACGGGCGGGACCCCGGTGGGTGCCGTGCTCAGCACGAACCCCGCGCAGACCGCCGGGGGCGCTGCGAGCTTCACGGTGCAGGCGCCGGCGCCGAGTGCGGTGCCGTCGGGTGGTACGGCCACGGTCACGGCGGAGGTGGCGACCGGGCTGAGTCTCACGGGGACGGTGACCTTTGCCAGTGTGTCGGTGTCGCCGGCGGATGTGGGGTCGCTGGTGCTGGATGCTGCGACGGCGCAGGTGGTGGCGGACGGCGCGACGCGGGTGCAGATTCGGGCGACGCTGACGGATGTGGACGGTGAGCCCATCGCCAACGAGGCGGTGAGCATGAGCACCAATCTGGGGAGTCTGCAGACGCAGGCGGGTGCTGCGGCCTCGAGCGCGACCACGAACGCCGACGGTGTGGCGGTGCTGTTTCTGGAGGCGCCGACGACGGCGGGCAAGGCGACGGTGCGGGCGGAGTTTCTGGGGTATGTGGCGACGACGCAGGTGGAGTTCCTGCCTGGGGATCCTGATGCGGGGCGGTCGTCGATCACGGCGAGCCCGGCGAGTCTGCCTGCGGACGGAAGCAGCACGACCACGGTGACGGTGACGCTTGCGGACGCCAACGGCAACCCGGTGGCGGACGGGACGGAGGTGACGCTGGTGGCCAATGCGGGCACGGTGACGAGCGCCAACCCGACGACGACCACCAACGGGCGGGCCACCTTCACGGTGCAGGCGCCGAGTGCGGTGCCGTCGGGTGGTACGGCCACGGTCACGGCGGAGGTGGCCGCCGGGCCCACGGGGCTGAGTCTCACGGGGACGGTGACCTTCACCAGTGCGTCGGTGTCGCCGGCGGATGTGGGGTCGCTGGTGCTGGATGCTGCGACGGCGCAGGTGGTGGCGGACGGCGCGACGCGGGTGCAGATTCGGGCGACGCTGACGGATGTGGACGGTGAGCCCATCGCCAACGAGGCGGTGAGCATGAGCACCAATCTGGGGAGTCTGCAGACGCAGGCGGGTGCTGCGGCCTCGAGCGCGACCACGAACGCCGACGGTGTGGCGGTGCTGTTTCTGGAGGCGCCGACGACGGCGGGCAAGGCGACGGTGCGGGCGGAGTTTCTGGGGTATGTGGCGACGACGCAGGTGGAGTTCCTGCCTGGGGATCCTGATGCGGGGCGGTCGTCGATCACGGCGAGCCCGGCGAGTCTGCCTGCGGACGGAAGCAGCACGACCACGGTGACGGTGACGCTTGCGGACGCCAACGGCAACCCGGTGGCGGACGGGACGGAGGTGACGCTGGTGGCCAATGCGGGCACGGTGACGAGCGCCAACCCGACGACGACCACCAACGGGCGGGCCACCTTCACCCTGCAGGCGCCGTCGGCCGCCGGCACGGCCACCCTCAGCGTGCTGGAGGTGAGCGGGCTGACGGGCAGCGTCACCTTCGGCGGCGCCGCTACGGGCGACCCGGCCTCGGTGCAGCTCCAGGTCGATCAGCAGAACATCTTCGTCCAGGGGGTCGGCAAGCAGGAGATCGCCACCATCACCGTCACGGTGCTGGACGGCTCGGGCAACCCCATCGACGAGAGCAGCTACGGGGATCCCAGCCTGAACAACCTCCGGGTCACGGTCCTCGCCCAGCCCCACGGCGGCGAATACGTCACCGGGCGCAACGCGGCCGGGACCGTGGTAGACACCCGCTCCGGACCCATCGAGGTGCGCACCAGTGGCGGATCCATCAACCTCAACCTGATCGCCGGCACCCGGCCCGGCGTGGTGGAGGTGAAGGTGGAGGCGCTCCTGGACGAGAGCGGTGCGGCGCTGGCGGCGCCGGTGACGGCGGTGGCCCCCCAGGTGGTGATCGCCAGCGGCCCGCCGCACACCATCGTCTTCTCCTCGCCGCTGCAGGAGAGCATCGAGAACCTCGGCAATGGCAACTACCGCCGCGTGGGCAAGGTGGACGTCACCGACCGGTGGGGCAACGCCGTGCCGGACGGCACCGTGGTCCAGCTCCAGCTCATCGACTCGGTGATCGCCCACGGCGCCGCGGGGCAGGTCACCGCCGGCGACACCACGCTCACCGGCGGCGGCTCGCTGCTGACCCTTACCTGCACCAGCTCCACGAGCTGCACCAGCGCCAGCCTCGACTTCCTCGACACCATCGAGCGCAACGACGTGCCGCGGGGGATCGAGCCGGACGACGTGGTCCTGGTGCGCAACGCGCCGGCCGGCGACAAGGGCCGCTTCGTGGCCGCCAGCCCGACGCTGGGGACGGAGCTGGAGGTCCAGAACGCCTACGGCAACGACGGCACCGGCCTGGAGTACGTGGTGGGCGCGGCCGCGCTGGGGGCGACCATCGCCGGCCTCGATCCCGGCTCCGGCGCGCTGCTGCCGGGCTTCACCCTCACCCGGGACGGCATCGGCGAGTTCCGCGTCACCTACCCAGCCCACAACGACAACAGCGGCAACGCGCGGGGCACGATCCGCGTGGGCTGCTACGGCTATGCGGGCTCCGGGGCCTACTCCACCGACGACAAGCGCTACACGGTGCCGCAGTCGGCGCAGGTCTGGATCTGGGCCAAGGCCAGCGACACCGACGCCGAGGCGGTGAGCAAGGGGCGCTTCTGCTTCGCCTCCATCGCGCCGTGGACGGTGACCGCCCTCCCGGCCGCGCTGAGCAGCGGCGGGACGGTGAGCGTGGACGTGCGCGACGGCGGCGACGGCATCCTGCTCCCCTTCGTCGGGGTGTGGGTCTCCTCCGTGGTGACCTCCCGCGACACCGACAAGGGCAGCGACTTCGACGTCCACGCGGGCACGCCGCTCGGCTACGACGTCGACGGCGACGGCCGCATCGACGGCAACGAGGACCTCGACGGCGACGGCAACCTTGATGTGAACGAGGACGCCAACAGCAACGGCACGTTGGATCCCGGCGAGGACCTGGACGGCGACGGCCGTCTCGACACGACCGACGAGGACGTGGACGGCGACGGCCGTCTCGACACCGGCGAGGATCTGAACCACAACGGCGTGCTGGATCCCGGCGAGGATCTCGACGGCGACGGGGTCCTGGACCGCAGCGAGGGCGCCATCTACGGCACCGCGGACGCCGACGGCGACGGCCTGCGCCTCGTGGACACGGACGGCGACGGCGCGGCCGACGTGGACGACGACTTCGTCCTCGGCTGCGCCCTGGCGCAGAGCGCGCCGGAGAACGTGACGTGGCGGCCGTGGGTCTACCCCAACGCCGAGAACGGCAAGCCCCAGACCAACATCGGGGGCGCGGCCTCGGCCTGCGTCGCGGTGGAGGGGAGCAACGTGCAGTCCGGCGACAGCGCCACCATCACGTTCTTCACCGCCGAGGGCGCGGCCGAGGTGGAGCTGACCATCCCCTAG
- a CDS encoding deoxyguanosinetriphosphate triphosphohydrolase, with protein MPAARLAPYAASAASSRGRRHPEPPPRYRGEYQRDRDRIIHCAAFRRLEYKTQVFVNHEGDLFRTRLTHSLEVAQIARTVARALGLDEDLTEGIALAHDLGHPPFGHAGQEALDACMAPWGGFEHNLQALRVVDELEERYARFRGLNLMFETREGLLKHCPPARARGLGEVARRFLDGTQPTLEAQVVNLADEIAYHAHDVDDGLRAGLLRLEELAGLALVRACLDEVEAEHPGLGGRRRVHELVRRLIDRQVTDLIEATAAALEAAAPADVEAVRARPEPLARHSEAMRRASLELKGFLRERLYRHYRVERMTAKARRVVTALFEAFVDNPRLLPPAAREAAARLEAEAGEAGRARAVADYIAGMTDRYALAEHRRLFDPPELT; from the coding sequence ATGCCGGCGGCGCGGCTCGCCCCCTACGCCGCCTCCGCGGCCAGCTCGCGGGGGCGCCGGCACCCGGAGCCGCCGCCGCGCTACCGCGGCGAGTACCAGCGCGACCGCGACCGCATCATCCACTGCGCCGCCTTCCGCCGGCTCGAGTACAAGACCCAGGTCTTCGTCAACCACGAGGGCGACCTCTTCCGCACGCGCCTCACCCACAGCCTGGAGGTGGCGCAGATCGCGCGCACGGTGGCCCGCGCCCTGGGGCTCGACGAGGATCTCACCGAGGGCATCGCCCTCGCCCACGACCTCGGCCATCCCCCCTTCGGCCACGCCGGGCAGGAGGCCCTCGACGCCTGCATGGCGCCGTGGGGCGGCTTCGAGCACAATCTGCAGGCGCTGCGGGTGGTGGACGAGCTGGAGGAGCGCTACGCGCGCTTCCGCGGCCTCAACCTCATGTTCGAGACCCGCGAGGGCCTGCTCAAGCACTGCCCGCCGGCGCGGGCGCGCGGGCTCGGCGAGGTGGCGCGGCGCTTCCTCGACGGCACCCAGCCGACCCTGGAGGCGCAGGTGGTGAACCTCGCCGACGAGATCGCCTACCATGCCCACGACGTCGACGACGGCCTGCGGGCGGGGCTGCTGCGGCTGGAGGAGCTCGCCGGGCTCGCCCTCGTGCGCGCGTGCCTCGACGAGGTGGAGGCCGAGCACCCCGGCCTCGGCGGCCGGAGGCGGGTCCACGAGCTGGTGCGCCGGCTCATCGACCGCCAGGTCACCGATCTCATCGAGGCCACGGCGGCGGCCCTGGAGGCCGCGGCGCCCGCGGACGTGGAGGCGGTGCGGGCGCGGCCCGAGCCCCTCGCCCGCCACTCGGAGGCGATGCGCCGGGCGAGCCTGGAGCTCAAGGGCTTCCTGCGCGAGCGCCTCTACCGCCACTACCGCGTCGAGCGCATGACCGCCAAGGCGCGGCGCGTGGTGACGGCGCTCTTCGAGGCCTTCGTGGACAACCCGCGGCTGCTGCCGCCGGCGGCGCGCGAGGCGGCGGCGCGGCTGGAGGCGGAGGCGGGCGAGGCGGGACGGGCGCGGGCGGTGGCCGACTACATCGCCGGCATGACCGACCGCTACGCGCTGGCCGAGCACCGCCGCCTGTTCGACCCGCCGGAGCTGACCTGA
- the pilQ gene encoding type IV pilus secretin PilQ, with protein sequence MRGWGSGLAAALLLLGVLTGVRAAAAAEAVLEDVRFAALPGDRVQLALQFRGEAPEPVSFTTENPARIVLDFPDTRLGMERRSLPVGVGLVQAVHAVEAMGRTRVVVDLAAMVPYETRREADGLRLLLQGRPGPAVAAAAPAPEGAGGEPPRRIEDIDFRRGEEGEGRVLVRLSDPATVVDMRTEGGQVVLEFPDTGLPEALERRLDVVDFATPVRTIDTFRRDGRVVMVITPMAEFEHFAYQTDDLLTIEFKPLTRAEVEARKQEKFGYTGERLSLNFQDIEARAALQIIADFTGLNLVASDSVQGSLTLRLKNVPWDQALDIILKTKGLAMRKAGNVILVAPAEELAEQERKQLEARKQIAELEPLRSEFIQINYAKAAEIAALLKSEGNSLLSERGSVTVDERTNTLLVQDTATKLAEIRRVVAQLDIPVRQVLIESRVVIANNDFARDLGVRFGVTASDDRGGGDIAVLSGSSNATDTVIQSGVSNFNTTGSATPFDVPSLSDRFLVSLPAVNPAGRLALAILGSDVLLDLELSALQAEGRGEVISSPRVITSDQHEALIEQGVEIPFQEATSSGATAVSFKKAVLSLKVTPHITPDKRILMDLTVNKDSPDFSRSVLGVPPVDTREISTRVLVDNGDTVVLGGVYEQTRTHNTRKVPLLGDMPVLGWLFRQKSLQDNKNELLIFVTPKVLREQAVR encoded by the coding sequence ATGCGCGGATGGGGGTCGGGGCTGGCGGCGGCGCTACTGCTGCTGGGCGTCCTGACCGGGGTGCGGGCGGCGGCCGCGGCGGAGGCGGTCCTGGAGGACGTGCGCTTCGCGGCCCTGCCGGGCGATCGCGTCCAGCTCGCCCTGCAGTTCCGGGGCGAGGCGCCGGAGCCGGTGAGCTTCACCACGGAGAACCCCGCCCGCATCGTGCTGGACTTCCCGGACACGCGGCTCGGCATGGAGCGGCGCAGCCTGCCCGTGGGGGTGGGCCTGGTGCAGGCGGTGCACGCGGTGGAGGCGATGGGGCGGACGCGCGTGGTGGTCGACCTCGCCGCCATGGTGCCCTACGAGACCCGCCGCGAGGCGGACGGCCTGCGACTGCTGCTGCAGGGGCGGCCGGGGCCGGCGGTGGCGGCGGCCGCGCCGGCGCCCGAGGGCGCCGGCGGGGAGCCCCCGCGGCGCATCGAGGACATCGACTTCCGCCGCGGCGAGGAGGGCGAGGGCCGGGTGCTGGTGCGGCTATCGGATCCTGCCACCGTGGTCGACATGCGCACCGAGGGCGGGCAGGTGGTGTTGGAGTTCCCGGACACCGGCCTGCCGGAGGCCCTCGAGCGCCGCCTCGACGTGGTGGACTTCGCCACCCCGGTGCGCACCATCGACACCTTCCGCCGCGACGGCCGCGTGGTCATGGTGATCACGCCCATGGCCGAGTTCGAGCACTTCGCCTACCAGACCGACGACCTCCTCACCATCGAGTTCAAGCCGCTCACCCGGGCCGAGGTGGAGGCGCGTAAGCAGGAAAAGTTCGGCTATACCGGCGAGCGGCTCTCGCTCAACTTCCAGGACATCGAGGCGCGGGCGGCGCTGCAGATCATCGCCGACTTCACCGGCCTGAACCTGGTGGCGAGCGACTCCGTGCAGGGCAGCCTTACCCTGCGGCTCAAGAACGTGCCCTGGGACCAGGCCCTGGACATCATCCTCAAGACCAAGGGCCTCGCCATGCGCAAGGCGGGCAACGTCATCCTGGTCGCCCCCGCGGAGGAGCTCGCGGAGCAGGAGCGCAAGCAGCTCGAGGCGAGGAAGCAGATCGCGGAGCTCGAGCCCCTGCGCTCGGAGTTCATCCAGATCAACTACGCCAAGGCGGCGGAGATCGCCGCGCTCCTCAAGAGCGAGGGCAACTCGCTGCTGTCCGAGCGCGGCAGCGTCACCGTGGACGAGCGCACCAACACCCTGCTGGTGCAGGACACGGCCACCAAGCTCGCCGAGATCCGCCGCGTCGTCGCCCAGCTCGACATCCCGGTGCGGCAGGTCCTGATCGAGTCGCGGGTGGTGATCGCCAACAACGACTTCGCCCGCGACCTGGGGGTGCGCTTCGGGGTCACGGCCTCGGACGACCGCGGCGGCGGCGACATCGCCGTGCTGAGCGGCTCCAGCAACGCCACCGACACCGTGATCCAGAGCGGTGTGAGCAACTTCAACACCACGGGCAGCGCGACTCCGTTCGACGTCCCGTCCCTCAGTGACCGCTTCCTGGTGAGCCTGCCCGCCGTCAACCCCGCGGGCCGGCTCGCGCTCGCCATCCTCGGCTCCGACGTCCTCCTCGACCTGGAGCTTTCGGCGCTGCAGGCCGAGGGCCGGGGCGAGGTCATCTCGAGCCCGCGGGTCATCACCTCCGACCAGCACGAGGCGCTCATCGAGCAGGGCGTGGAGATCCCCTTCCAGGAGGCGACCTCGAGCGGCGCCACCGCGGTCTCGTTCAAGAAGGCGGTCCTGAGCCTCAAGGTGACGCCCCACATCACCCCGGACAAGCGCATCCTCATGGACCTGACCGTGAACAAGGACAGCCCCGACTTCTCGCGCAGCGTCCTGGGGGTGCCGCCGGTGGACACGCGGGAGATCTCCACCCGCGTCCTCGTGGACAACGGCGACACCGTGGTCCTCGGCGGCGTCTACGAGCAGACCCGGACCCACAACACGCGCAAGGTGCCGCTGCTCGGGGACATGCCGGTGCTGGGCTGGCTGTTCCGCCAGAAGTCGCTGCAGGACAACAAGAACGAGCTTCTGATCTTCGTCACCCCGAAGGTGCTGCGGGAGCAGGCGGTGCGGTGA
- a CDS encoding pilus assembly protein PilP produces MSRRVAGVLAAAAVLAAGCAPRADVADLERYVAEVRARPGGRIEPLPEVRPYETFAYRPEGLRDPFEPTVSRREPPAQVQASAGGGLQPDFNRPRELLEQYPLDALRMVGTLEQGGRTWALVRAPDGTLHRVTVGNHLGQNFGEIVEVSEERVQVREIVPDGLGGWQERMAALSLLTE; encoded by the coding sequence GTGAGCCGGCGGGTGGCGGGCGTGCTGGCGGCGGCCGCGGTGCTGGCGGCGGGCTGCGCGCCGCGCGCCGACGTGGCCGACCTCGAGCGCTACGTGGCCGAGGTCCGGGCGCGCCCGGGCGGGCGTATCGAGCCGCTGCCCGAGGTCCGGCCCTACGAGACCTTCGCCTATCGCCCGGAGGGCCTGCGCGATCCCTTCGAGCCCACGGTCTCGCGGCGCGAGCCGCCGGCGCAGGTCCAGGCCTCGGCGGGCGGCGGCCTGCAGCCGGACTTCAACCGGCCGCGGGAGCTGCTGGAGCAGTACCCGCTGGATGCCCTGCGCATGGTGGGGACGCTGGAGCAGGGCGGGCGCACCTGGGCCCTGGTGCGCGCCCCCGACGGCACCCTGCACCGGGTCACGGTGGGCAACCACCTGGGCCAGAACTTCGGCGAGATCGTCGAGGTGAGCGAGGAGCGGGTGCAGGTGCGGGAGATCGTGCCCGACGGGCTGGGCGGTTGGCAGGAGCGGATGGCCGCGCTGTCGTTGCTGACGGAGTGA